One stretch of Candidatus Thermodiscus eudorianus DNA includes these proteins:
- a CDS encoding PIN domain-containing protein yields MAEEIRKVVVDTYAIIADLTGQAPSGVTEVLEKVRKGTIKGMLHYLIVYELAYHWKRGRLPFRDEEELLEFINRYFTITVLDLNIALKASNVKLIGDKLLRASKDPSLKRRKLSVADATTIAIAVSSGAPIVTGDTDLSYVARKLGATVIW; encoded by the coding sequence TTGGCTGAAGAGATTAGGAAGGTCGTAGTGGATACGTATGCTATAATAGCAGACCTAACCGGGCAAGCGCCCAGCGGAGTGACCGAGGTTCTAGAAAAAGTGAGGAAAGGCACTATCAAGGGCATGCTTCACTACTTAATCGTATATGAGCTGGCCTATCACTGGAAGAGAGGCAGGTTGCCCTTCAGAGATGAAGAGGAACTGCTGGAATTCATAAACAGGTACTTCACAATTACAGTCCTAGACTTGAACATTGCATTGAAGGCGTCGAATGTAAAACTCATAGGAGATAAACTATTGAGAGCGTCAAAGGATCCCAGTCTTAAGCGAAGGAAACTATCGGTAGCGGACGCTACGACGATAGCCATAGCTGTAAGTAGCGGCGCGCCGATTGTAACAGGGGACACAGACTTATCTTATGTTGCTCGGAAGCTGGGAGCGACCGTTATCTGGTAA
- a CDS encoding CPBP family intramembrane metalloprotease — MALSLVVKIVYDVILWLVVFFPSAVIGAALGTRLSQGPREKLVAGTFTQVMFLVLSLIAAYLAGIEGVVSYYVDRGVLVIGLYSFSVFLVISVLVNYVSARLVQGDEVAPISSEALEEDKALALLSLVLLAPLGEETLFRGLAEGYLMESHEPLSVTILLPALLFAIVHIGPLNRRKLLLVEVFLVGILLGYLRVMTASLIPVVVSHSAMNIGSLVFRLLNSPPVASQGRV, encoded by the coding sequence GTGGCACTTAGCCTGGTAGTGAAGATCGTTTATGACGTCATTCTATGGCTTGTAGTATTCTTTCCCTCAGCAGTAATTGGAGCAGCCCTTGGGACTAGGCTCTCGCAGGGTCCTAGAGAGAAGCTTGTAGCTGGGACATTTACTCAGGTGATGTTTCTAGTCCTATCACTCATTGCAGCTTATCTAGCAGGCATAGAAGGCGTGGTTTCGTACTATGTTGACAGGGGAGTCCTAGTTATTGGTTTATATTCTTTCAGTGTTTTCCTAGTTATATCTGTTCTAGTAAACTATGTGAGCGCCCGTCTAGTTCAGGGAGACGAGGTAGCTCCGATATCGAGTGAGGCGCTTGAGGAGGATAAAGCACTGGCTTTGCTCTCACTAGTGCTTCTTGCTCCGCTAGGCGAGGAGACCTTGTTTAGAGGCCTGGCTGAGGGTTACTTAATGGAATCCCACGAGCCTCTCTCCGTTACTATTCTGCTACCTGCCCTGTTGTTCGCGATTGTCCACATAGGACCGCTGAATAGGAGAAAACTCCTCCTGGTAGAGGTGTTCCTAGTAGGCATTTTACTGGGCTATTTAAGAGTGATGACGGCCTCGCTAATCCCGGTCGTTGTCAGTCATTCCGCGATGAATATCGGGTCACTAGTGTTTCGTCTATTAAATAGCCCTCCCGTAGCCAGCCAAGGGAGAGTATGA
- a CDS encoding AbrB/MazE/SpoVT family DNA-binding domain-containing protein — MAKLRAMIRVGKRGVIVIPKKIREKLGISEGMILDLRVEGDTIILKTRDLWSELRERGRKLRVDIDEAERELDEAEEFWLKRLGRS; from the coding sequence GTGGCTAAGCTCCGAGCCATGATTCGCGTTGGTAAGCGTGGCGTTATAGTTATACCGAAGAAGATACGAGAGAAGCTTGGAATAAGCGAGGGCATGATCCTCGACTTAAGAGTGGAGGGTGACACGATCATTTTGAAAACTAGAGACTTATGGAGCGAATTGAGAGAGCGGGGCAGGAAGCTGAGGGTAGATATTGACGAGGCTGAGAGGGAGCTTGACGAGGCTGAGGAGTTTTGGCTGAAGAGATTAGGAAGGTCGTAG